The following coding sequences lie in one Lolium perenne isolate Kyuss_39 chromosome 2, Kyuss_2.0, whole genome shotgun sequence genomic window:
- the LOC127333357 gene encoding ribosomal RNA small subunit methyltransferase, mitochondrial — protein MNRAVSSLLTRHAARLGSFCTSSSSSSPASEAWDGRFRLHKPRGQHLLTNPRILDAIVRHAALRPGDAVLEVGPGTGNLTARLLASPVHHVTAVEIDTRMVEAVTARAAALDLVQKLTVIQDDAVEADFPEFDACVANIPYGISSPLIAKLLFGAYRFRTATLLLQKEFAQRLVAVPGDSEYNRLAANVRMVADVKLLMDVSKRDFVPMPRVDSSLVEIRPRAAMPDVDLAEWLAFTQECFGQKNKTLGAIFKQKRKVLDLFKRSQRTERRTGDASGNGIILGVIDDSSDVACSGDDGSSDRVAGFSEEQVGAFKERIASALESTDLAGKRPSKMSNDELLSLLKLFNERGIRFQ, from the exons ATGAACCGCGCCGTGTCCAGCCTGCTAACCCGCCACGCCGCCCGCCTCGGTTCCTTctgcacctcctcctcctcctcctcgccggcgtcGGAGGCCTGGGACGGGCGGTTCCGGCTGCACAAGCCGCGGGGGCAGCACCTGCTCACCAACCCGCGCATCCTCGACGCCATCGTCCGCCACGCCGCGCTCCGCCCGGGCGACGCCGTGCTCGAGGTCGGCCCCGGCACCGGCAATCTCACAGCCCGCCTCCTCGCCTCCCCAGTCCACCACGTCACCGCCGTCGAGATCGACACCCGCATGGTGGAAGCCGTCACGGCCCGCGCCGCCGCGCTCGACCTCGTCCAAAAGCTCACG GTGATCCAGGACGACGCGGTGGAGGCCGACTTCCCGGAGTTCGACGCCTGCGTGGCCAACATCCCCTACGGGATCTCCTCGCCGCTGATCGCGAAGCTGCTCTTCGGCGCCTACCGGTTCCGGACGGCAACGCTCCTGCTGCAGAAGGAGTTCGCGCAGCGCCTCGTGGCCGTGCCGGGCGACTCCGAGTATAACCGTCTCGCGGCGAATGTTCGCATGGTGGCGGACGTGAAGCTGCTCATGGACGTGAGCAAGAGGGACTTCGTGCCAATGCCCAGGGTAGACTCGTCGCTCGTCGAGATCCGGCCGAGAGCGGCCATGCCAGACGTCGACCTCGCCGAGTGGCTGGCCTTCACGCAGGAGTGCTTCGGTCAGAAAAACAAGACCCTCGGTGCCATCTTCAAGCAGAAGAGGAAGGTCCTGGACCTTTTCAAGCGGTCTCAGAGAACCGAGAGACGCACAGGCGATGCCAGTGGCAATGGCATCATCCTCGGTGTTATTGATGATAGTAGCGATGTGGCCTGCAGTGGCGACGACGGCAGCAGCGACCGAGTAGCTGGTTTCAGCGAGGAACAGGTCGGGGCGTTCAAAGAAAGGATTGCCAGTGCATTGGAGTCCACTGACCTCGCCGGGAAGAGGCCATCAAAGATGTCAAACGATGAGCTTCTGAGTTTGCTCAAGCTTTTCAACGAGCGAGGGATACGGTTCCAGTAG